A genome region from Flavobacteriales bacterium includes the following:
- a CDS encoding SulP family inorganic anion transporter, whose protein sequence is MKNIFFDFSHFKGDAFGGITAGVVALPLALAFGVQSGMGAEAGLYGAMILGVFAAIFGGTDTQISGPTGPMTVISVMVVTSAIESSGSIAEGLGLIIASFVFGGLILVVFGLLKFGKYIKYIPYPVLSGFMTGIGVIIILFQLFPFLGLISPKGTLDIIIEFAWSISKINYESFVLGGVAIAIIYIFPKITKAVPSTLVALIICTAACYFLQWDTPLIGEIPDGFPSLKLGSILTIKMDVIILAFQYGLMLAALGAIDSLLTSVIADNITKTKHDSNKELIGQGIGNVAAAFFGGIPGAGATMRTVVNVNAGGRTKISGVIHGLLLAMILLGLGKLAAFIPLSVLAGILITVGIGIIDYKGLKHLRHVPKADSVIMIVVLIITVFGNLINAVAIGMVLASILFMKKMGDLMEKDSKVAALKEFKKEMPWKDENKIPDEIEDKIYIKHLDGPLFFGFASDFNQMIKKLPQVELVIIRMREVPFMDQSGLYAMEESILELERRGIIVVISGIKDQPLDMLRGINVVPGLIPETVLFSNFSGCLKWLKQNLDGENGFKKIAEEILESKKSKS, encoded by the coding sequence GTGAAAAATATTTTTTTTGATTTTAGTCATTTCAAAGGCGATGCTTTTGGAGGGATAACTGCCGGTGTTGTTGCTTTACCTCTTGCTTTGGCATTTGGAGTTCAATCTGGTATGGGTGCTGAAGCGGGTCTGTATGGTGCAATGATATTGGGTGTCTTTGCTGCTATTTTTGGAGGAACAGATACTCAGATTAGTGGTCCTACTGGACCGATGACCGTAATTTCCGTTATGGTAGTCACTTCTGCGATTGAATCATCGGGGAGTATTGCAGAGGGCTTGGGACTTATTATAGCATCTTTTGTTTTTGGAGGCTTGATTTTAGTTGTATTTGGCCTTTTGAAATTTGGAAAGTATATTAAGTATATTCCTTATCCTGTGTTGTCAGGGTTTATGACCGGAATAGGAGTGATTATTATCTTGTTTCAATTATTCCCATTTCTTGGTTTGATATCTCCTAAAGGTACATTGGATATTATTATTGAGTTCGCTTGGTCGATTTCGAAGATCAACTACGAATCATTTGTATTAGGTGGAGTAGCAATAGCAATAATTTATATATTCCCGAAAATCACCAAGGCAGTGCCGAGTACTTTGGTAGCCCTTATTATATGTACAGCTGCTTGTTATTTTCTGCAATGGGATACACCTTTGATTGGTGAAATACCAGATGGTTTCCCTTCACTCAAATTAGGTAGTATTCTTACGATCAAAATGGATGTAATTATCCTTGCCTTTCAATATGGTTTAATGCTTGCTGCCTTAGGTGCAATTGATTCGCTCCTGACATCCGTTATTGCAGATAACATAACCAAGACAAAGCACGATAGTAATAAAGAATTAATCGGACAGGGTATAGGTAATGTCGCCGCAGCTTTTTTTGGAGGTATCCCGGGAGCTGGTGCTACAATGAGAACAGTAGTGAACGTAAATGCTGGAGGTCGTACCAAGATTTCTGGGGTTATTCATGGCTTACTCCTCGCAATGATTTTATTGGGGTTAGGTAAATTGGCTGCATTTATTCCATTAAGTGTATTGGCCGGTATATTAATTACTGTAGGTATTGGTATAATTGATTATAAAGGACTTAAACATTTAAGACATGTGCCTAAGGCTGATTCCGTTATTATGATAGTAGTTCTCATAATAACGGTTTTTGGTAATTTGATTAATGCGGTTGCTATAGGAATGGTTTTGGCTTCCATTCTATTTATGAAAAAAATGGGAGATCTAATGGAAAAGGACTCTAAAGTGGCTGCACTTAAGGAGTTTAAGAAAGAAATGCCTTGGAAGGATGAGAATAAAATTCCGGATGAGATTGAAGATAAAATTTATATCAAGCATTTAGACGGCCCACTTTTCTTTGGCTTTGCCAGTGATTTTAATCAAATGATTAAAAAACTACCGCAAGTAGAATTGGTGATAATTCGAATGCGAGAGGTGCCTTTTATGGACCAGTCTGGCCTTTATGCTATGGAAGAATCGATTCTGGAATTAGAAAGGAGAGGTATTATAGTGGTGATCTCAGGAATTAAAGATCAGCCACTAGACATGTTACGAGGGATAAATGTTGTACCTGGTCTTATTCCAGAAACAGTTCTATTCTCAAACTTTAGTGGATGCTTAAAATGGCTTAAGCAGAATCTAGACGGCGAAAATGGGTTTAAGAAAATCGCCGAAGAGATTCTGGAATCCAAGAAATCGAAAAGTTAA